ACGTCATCCACCAGCTCGGGGTCCAACGCTGAGGTGGGCTCATCAAACAACAGCAGTTGCGGCTTCAACGCCAGCGCCCGCACAATACCCACACGCTGCTGCTGGCCGCCGGAGAGCTCAAAGGGGTGGGCGTCGCGCTTGTCAGCCAACCCAACCCGCGCCAGCAGTGACTCGGCCTCGGCTACCACCTGAGCGCGCGGCCGTTTCTGCACCTGTACGGGCCCCTCAATGACGTTTTGCAGGACAGTCATGTGGGGGAACAGGTTGTAGTGCTGGAAGACCATGGCGCTGCGGTCGCGCAGCGCGGCTACCTCCTTGGCCCGGACCTTCTTGGGTACGGAGGCGTCGTTAAAATCCAGGGTCAGTGCCGGCAGCTCGGGCACGACGCCGCTGCCTCCACCGCTGCCCGGGCCGGCCGCCGCGGAGGAGCTTTGGGCACCCACGGTGACCGATCCGGCGTCCGGCAGCTCCAAGCCGTTGAGTGAACGCAAGATGGTGGTCTTGCCAGAACCGGACGGGCCGATCAGGGCCACCACCTTGCCCCGGGGGACGGCCAAGTCAATGCCGCGCAGCACCGTGTTGGCGCCGAAGGACTTGCTCAGGCCGCGGACCTGCAGCACGGGCTCAATGGGCAACATAACGGTCCAATCTCTTTTCCAGACGGGTCTGTGCCGTGGACAGCGCCAGACAGATGACCCAGTAAATGAGGGCGGCCTCAAGATAGAGCAGCATGAACTCCTGGCTAAAAGCGGCCACCTGCTGGGCCACCCGGAACATCTCGGTGACAAGGATCAGCGACGCCAAGGAGGTGTCCTTCACGAGCGAAATGAACGTGTTGGACAACGGTGGCACCGACACCCGCGCGGCCTGCGGCAAGATGATGCGCAGCAGCGTCTGATTGCCGGACATGCCAATCATGTGCCCGGCCTCCCATTGGCCTTGGGGCACCGAAAGGATGGCGGCGCGAATGACTTCCGCCGCGTAACCGCCCACATTCAAGGAGAAGGCGATGATGGCGCTGGGCCACGGATCAATCTTCACACCAATGGCAGGCAGCCCGTAAAAAATCACAAACAGCTGTACCAGCAAGGGGGTGCCGCGGATGACGGAGACGTAGAACCGACCGGCGCCATTGGCCAGCTTGTTGGAGCTGATCCGCATCATGGCGACGACCAGGGCCAACACCAAACCGACGGCGAAGGAAGCCAGCGCCAAGGGAATGGTGCCTTTCACGGCGCCAAGCAGCAGCGGCCCCAACGAACTCCAAAACAAGTCAAAGTCCATGACTGAACCCTAGCCCCTGGTGGCCGGCGGGAAGATTACTTACTGACGTCTTGGCCAAAGTATTTTTCGCTCAATTTTCCTAGCGTGCCGTCTGCGGACAGGTCCTTCAACGCGGTGTTGACTGCCTGCGTCAATGCGGTGGAGCCCTTCCGGAACGCAAACGCCGACTCGGAGGATTCCTTGGTGGTGGCGGCGACCTTCAGCCCGGAGTCAGGGTTAGTGACCTGGTAGTCAAGGAAGGTGAGCTTGTCATTGACGATGGCGTTGACGCGGTCATCCTTGAGCAAGGCGACCGCCTGAGCCCACCCCTCAACGGCCTCCACTTTGGCACCGCTGTCTGTGGCTAGGGTGAACCAGTTACTTGTCAGCGACTGGGCTGTGGTCTTGCCCTTCAAATCCGTAAAGGAGGTGATGTCGTTGGTGCTGTCCTTGACGACAATGACGCCCTGGGAGACGGTGTACGGAGTGGAAAGCTCGTATTTGGCCTGGCGGTCGGGGTTGACGGTGACCTGGTTGGCGACGGCGTCGAAGCGCTTGGCTTCGAGGCCGGCGAAGATGGAATCCCACTGGGTTTCCTCAAACTTGGCTTTCACACCCAGTTTTGCGGCAACAGCCGTGGCAACCTCGACGTCGTACCCGGTCAGGGCGCCCGCGCCGCCCTCATGGAAGCTGAACGGCTTGTAGGTGCCTTCCGTGGCGAACACGATTGCCCCGGCGCCCTTGACAGAGCTCAGGGAGGTGTCGGTGCCGGAGGAATCGCTGGCCCCGGGCGTGCCTCCGCACGCGGCAAGCGCGATCGACGCCGCTGCAAGCATGCCGACAAGCCCAAAAGTACGACGATTCATTCTCAAGTGTTCCTTTGCTGTAAAAATGTTCTAAGCCCGGCTGCCAAGTAGGGAGCGGGCCGCCCATAGTTGGACGTTAGCACCGCCAAACCCCAAAACAAGAGGCAATATTTCAGTTTGTTACGAAATTATGAAGCATGTGAATTGACGCACAGGCGGTTATTGCGCTAGGAGCCGATTGATGGAACATGGAATTCCCAAGCCTGAGCCGGGGGTTTAGGCTGATAGCTTGCCCTCATTAACTGTTAAGGAACACACGCATGAGTATGGAAGGCGCGGCATGGAGCTCACTTTGGAGCACCATGCGCTCGGACAAGGGCGATGGCGGCATCTCCAAGGACACCCTGCGCAGGACCGTACTGTTTGCCAAACCGTACAGCCGCAAGCTGCTGGTGTTTGTGTTGCTGTCTGTGGTCTCTGCTGCCTTGGCCGTGGCCACTCCTGTGCTGGCCGGGCAGGTGGTAGACGCGATTGTGGCCAAAACCGCTGTGAAAACGGTGGTGAACCTAGCCCTGCTCATTGCCTTGGTGGCAGTGCTCGACGCCGGGCTGTCGCTGGTGATCCGCTGGATCTCGGCCAACCTGGGTGAGGGTGTCATCCTGGATTTGCGAACCGCGGTGTTTGACCACGTCCAGCGGATGCCGATCGCGTTCTTCACCCGGACCCGAACCGGTGCCCTTGTCAGCCGGCTCAACAACGACGTCATCGGCGCCCAGCAAGCCTTTTCCGGCACGCTCTCGGGCATCGTCTCCAACTCGGTCCAACTCGTTTTGACGCTGATCGTCATGCTGAACACGTCCTGGCTGGTGACCGTGCTGGCCCTGGTGCTGCTGCCCATCTTCTTGATGCCGGCCCGCCGCTTCGGCCGCCGCCTAGCGGGGCTGCGGCGCGAAGCCGCCGATCTGAATGCGGACATGAGCACACAGATGACCGAGCGTTTCTCGGCCCCCGGCGCTACGCTCGTGAAACTGTTTGGCCGCCCTGCAGAGGAATCCCGCGAATTCGCGGCCCGGGCAAACAGGGTCCGTGACATTGGCGTGCGCACCGCCATCATGCAGTTCGTGTTCTTCACCGCCTTGATGTTGGTCTCCTCCCTAGCCCTGGCACTCGTCTACGGGCTTGGTGGAACACTGGCCATCGGCGGCTCACTCAACGCCGGCGACGTCGTCGTCCTGGCCTTGCTGCTGACCCGCCTCTACGCACCACTCACCGCTCTGGCGAACGCACGAGTGGACATCATGAGCGCCCTGGTCAGCTTCGACCGGGTCTTTGAGATCCTGGACCTGAAGCCGCTCATCACCGAGAAGCCCAGCACTGTGGCCCTGCCGCCGGGCCGGTTGAGCGTTGAGTTCTCCGACGTCCGCTTCGCCTACCCATCAGCCGACAAGGTTTCCCTGGCCTCGCTGGAGGATGTGGCAGTGCTGGATACCCGTGGCGGGGAGGATGTGCTGCACGGGATTTCCTTTAAGGCCGAGCCGGGGCAGACCATCGCCTTGGTGGGCTCCTCGGGGGCTGGGAAGTCAACCATCGCCCAACTGCTTTCCCGCCTGTACGACGTCGACTCCGGCAGTGTGCGCATCGGCGGGGTCGATGTGCGGGACCTCTCCTTCGACGGATTGCGCGCAGGCGTCGGTATGGTCACCCAGGACGGCCACCTGTTCCACGAGAGCATCCGTTCCAATCTGCGCCTAGCCAAGCCCACCGCAACGGATGAGGAAATTTGGGATGTGCTGCGCCGGGCCCGCTTGGAAGCCTTTGCGTTGGCGCTGCCCGACGGACTGGACACGGTGGTGGGGGAACGCGGCTACCGGCTCTCCGGTGGTGAGCGCCAGCGCCTGACCATTGCCCGGTTGCTGCTGGTGCAGCCGGCGGTGGTCATCTTGGATGAGGCGACGGCTGCCCTTGACTCCACGAACGAGGCCGCGGTCCAGGCGGCGTTGGGTGAAGCGCTGGAAGGACGCACGGCGCTGGTGGTAGCCCACAGGCTCTCCACTATCCGCTCCGCAGACGTGATCTTGGTGGTGGAAGGCGGGAACATCGTGGAGCGCGGAACCCACGATCAGCTCATCGCCGTCGCCGGGCGCTACGCCGAGCTACACGCCACCCAGTTCGCGCAGGCGGTGGCTGCCGTGACCGATGCATCAGCAGCGGAGCTCGGTGACAGCTAGGCAGGCTGGTGGTGCCGGCAACCCCTGAATCGAACGTACAGCAGATGTTGATGTTCGTCGGTAACATCAACACCTGCTGTACGTTCGACGCGGGGGCAGTGTGAACGAGGTGCGATTCAGGCCGGGCGCGGGGCGAACATGATGACGCTGACGCCGAGGAGGCAGATCAGTGCGCCGGTGACGTCCCACCGGTCTGGGGAGAACTTGTCAAAAATCATCCCCCACGTGAGTGAGCCGGCGATGAACACCCCGCCATAGGCCGCCAGGACCCGGCCAAAGTTTGCGTCCGGCTGCAGCGCGGCAATGAAGCCATATGCGCCCAGGGCCACCACGCCCAGGGCCGCCCACCACCACGCCTTGTCCTCACGCACCGCCTGCCACACCAGCCAAGCACCGCCAATTTCAGCCACGGCGGCCAGCACAAACAAAATAACGGCCTTGGTGATGGTCATGGCCTATTCTCCCAAAGTACGCGAGGGCCTGCGCCCGTCGATGCCTAGGAATACCAAGGCAAGAAGGATAGGGCCGTAGGTCAGCAGTGCAGAGAAGCCCAGCACCTCACCCAAAAACAATGAAACGCCCACCAGCAACACCGGCTCCACATAGCTGAGCAGCCCAAACAGGGACAGTGGGAGCCACTTGCTCGCCAGCAGGTACAGCACCATGGCGAGCCCGCCGAGAACTCCGATGACCAAAACAGCCCACAGACCCCCGTTTGACGGACCGCCGGACACGCCGCCGGACGCGCCATGGGGGCCCGCCACGATGAGGTAGATGCCTAGGGGTAGCATCGCCAACAGTTCCGCCCCAAACGCGGCCAGGGTGTCGAAGCCGATCTTGCGGCGCAACACAAAGTAGATCGGGTAGGCCAGGCAGACCAGCAGGGTGGGCCAGGCCAGTCCGCCTGCGCTCAGGGCCTGGTGCAGCACGCCCAGGCCGGCGGCGGCCACCGCCAGTTTCCGCAGGGGACTGAGCTTGTCCCCGAAGAACAGACGCCCCGCCAGCACCATTGTCAGCGGGAGCAAGAAGTAGCCGAAGGACACCGACAGTGCCATGCCGTTCAGTGGCGCCCACATGAAAAGCCACAGTTGCACGCCTACCAGCCCCGCGGCAAAGGCCCCGGGAAGCAAGAGTGCGGGCCGTCGTCGAACACGCACCAACAGGGTGCGCACCTCCGCACGGCCCCACGCCACAAACGGCACAATAAGAGCCAAAGTCAGCAGGGTGAGCACCACACGCCAACCAAAAATTTCGCCGGAACCCCACCCTGGCAGGGACCCGGCGATCAGGAAGATGGCGGCAAACAATGCCGACGCCGCGATGGAAACCGCGGCCCCACGCCCGGCGTTGGGGGTGCTCATGAGAAAGGCCTTTGCTGACGGGCAAAAAACGACGGTGCCGGGGCCGGAACAAACACGGCTACGGAAAAAAGAGTGCCCCCGCCGGGGATCGAACCCGGATTAGCCCTTTAGGAGAGGGCTGTCTTATCCATTGGACTACAGAGGCGCGTCAACTAGCCTAGCGGAACAGCATCTGAGATAAGAAACTGGACACCACGCGGGCGGACGGCGAACTAGGAGGCTGCCGGGGAGGGTTTGCGCCTGCGCCCCAGGAACAACGCCACGCCCAACGTTGCCAGCGAAATCACCAATAAGAACCACGACGCAACCACCAGGGCCGACGCCATGGCGACGGCGCCGGCGTCGAGCGTCTGGGCGGAGAGCAGGCCGTCAATGGCAAAGTTCGCCCAAATCTGGACGATGGCGAACAGGATGGGGAACGCCCAAAAGATGCGGCGCAGCGGCTTCTTCGCCACGTTCACGGCAATCATCGTCATGGACGTGATGCCAAAGACCAGCGGAAACAACATGCCTGCCGTCTTGTGTAGAAACTGCAGCTGGCCGTTAGCGGCGGCATCCATTGCCGCACGCAACGCCTCAATGTGGGCCACATCAAAGCCAAACACCATGGAATCGGGCATGGACAGGCCCCCGGAGAGATCCGTCATCTGGCTCAACGTGAGCACATGCAGGTACCAAAACAAGAACAAGCTCGCAGCGGCACCGGCGATCAAGATCATGTTGGCGTTGTTCGCAGCCTTCGCCGGCGTGCGTTGCGTGCTCGGGTTGGTGGCAGCCGTGCGCGGCGGCGAAGCATGCTCGCCATGCTTGGCGGCGCGTTGTGCGGGAGTTTTAGCCATGGAACCATTATCGCCCACGATTAGGGTGGGTGCATGACCGAACAACTTGACCATCGCCTCAGTGACGTCCAACTCGCAGCCGCGCTGGTGCGCAACGCCGGCGGGCTCGCCCTTCGCATGCGCCAGCGCGGGCTCCAGGAGCTGCGGGACACTGCTGCCCAAAAGTCATCGGTGTCCGACGTCGTGACCTCCGCCGACCTGGCCGCTGAAAGTTACGTCGTGGAACAGTTGCGCCGCTGCCGCCCGGAGGATTCCATCCTGGGGGAGGAGGGCGCCGGCTACACGGGCACCTCGGGGCGAATCTGGGTGATCGACCCGGTGGATGGCACGTATAACTTCTACAGCGGTTCCACCTACTGGTGCTCGGCCCTGGCGCTGACAGACGCGGCAGGGGTCTGGCCTGCCGGGCCGGACAGCCTGACGGACGCCGCGGTTCTGCTCGGGGCCATCTACCAGCCCCAGGAAGAGAAGTTGTGGCTGGGGGGAACCTTGCAGGCCGCCACCCTGAACGGCAAACCCATCGTCGTGGATCCGTGCCAACACGTGGGCCAGCTGTCCGCTGGAACCTACATCCACCCCAAGTGGCTCGGGGATCCGCAGGCGGGAGGTCCATGGCAGCGGGCCGCCCAACTGCCGGCTGCGCTTCGCATGCTCGGCTCCGGCTCCTGCGACCTGGGCCGGGTGGCGCAAGGTGAGCTCGGAATGTGGTTCCAACACAGTGCCCCCTCCTGGGACTGGCTCCCCGGGAAAGGGATCGTACATGCGGCGGGAGGGGACACCGCGGTGGTGCGGGTCAACGGGCTCGACTGGTTTGTGGCCGGGCCGGCCGTGGCCGTCGCCGAACTCAAGGCGGCGTTAGCAGCCGGGGCACTGTAGTGCGGATATGCACAAGCACCGCGGGTTCAGCGCACAGTGTCAGTGAGGCCAACTAGACTGGGAGTCACCATGGATATGTTGTTTGACCCTTACGCCAAAAAGCCCAAAGCTGCAGATCAAGGGGCCCTGCCCGGCCTCCACGGAAGCCTCCACGCCGAGCTTCCGGCCTGGATGCCGTCGGAAGATCCCGGTGCGGACGCACCCGAATCCGCAGAGCCCGCCTCCGGCGAGCCCGAATACCTTCGCGCCACCAGCGGCCTCGGGGCCGCCTCTGCTCCGACACACGGCACCAGCCGTTGGCCGGACCCGGCCGAGCTCCTGGAGGGCATGAACCCGGAGCAGGAAGCCGCCGTGGTCCATGCTGGCTCGCCGTTGCTCATTGTGGCAGGGGCAGGCTCGGGCAAGACCCGCGTGCTCAGCCACAGGATCGCGTACCTGCTGGCCACCGGCCGGGCCCACCCCGGCCAGATACTGGCCATCACCTTCACTAACAAGGCCGCGGCGGAAATGCGTGAGCGCATCACGGCGCTCATCGGCGAACCCGCCAAGACCATGTGGATCTCCACCTTCCACTCCTCCTGTGTGCGGATCCTGCGCCGCGAGGCCAAGACCATCGGGCTGAACACCAACTTTTCCATCTATGACTCCGCCGACTCCCTACGGCTGATCACCTTGATCTCCAAGGGCTTGTCGCTGGATCCGAAGAAGTTCGCGCCCAAGGCGATCATGCACAAGATCTCGGCGCTGAAGAACGAGCTCATCGACGCCGACGAGAACTCCGCCAACACCAACTTCCAGGACCCCTTCGCGGCCGCCGTGGCGGAGGTCTACTCCGGCTACACCCAGCGCCTACGCCAGGCCAACGCCATGGACTTTGACGACCTCA
This region of Arthrobacter alpinus genomic DNA includes:
- a CDS encoding amino acid ABC transporter ATP-binding protein translates to MLPIEPVLQVRGLSKSFGANTVLRGIDLAVPRGKVVALIGPSGSGKTTILRSLNGLELPDAGSVTVGAQSSSAAAGPGSGGGSGVVPELPALTLDFNDASVPKKVRAKEVAALRDRSAMVFQHYNLFPHMTVLQNVIEGPVQVQKRPRAQVVAEAESLLARVGLADKRDAHPFELSGGQQQRVGIVRALALKPQLLLFDEPTSALDPELVDDVLAVIKELAEEGWTMVIVTHELAFARQTADEVVFMDGGVVVERGPASQVLRNPQEERTQAFVRRLLHEI
- a CDS encoding amino acid ABC transporter permease is translated as MDFDLFWSSLGPLLLGAVKGTIPLALASFAVGLVLALVVAMMRISSNKLANGAGRFYVSVIRGTPLLVQLFVIFYGLPAIGVKIDPWPSAIIAFSLNVGGYAAEVIRAAILSVPQGQWEAGHMIGMSGNQTLLRIILPQAARVSVPPLSNTFISLVKDTSLASLILVTEMFRVAQQVAAFSQEFMLLYLEAALIYWVICLALSTAQTRLEKRLDRYVAH
- a CDS encoding amino acid ABC transporter substrate-binding protein, whose translation is MNRRTFGLVGMLAAASIALAACGGTPGASDSSGTDTSLSSVKGAGAIVFATEGTYKPFSFHEGGAGALTGYDVEVATAVAAKLGVKAKFEETQWDSIFAGLEAKRFDAVANQVTVNPDRQAKYELSTPYTVSQGVIVVKDSTNDITSFTDLKGKTTAQSLTSNWFTLATDSGAKVEAVEGWAQAVALLKDDRVNAIVNDKLTFLDYQVTNPDSGLKVAATTKESSESAFAFRKGSTALTQAVNTALKDLSADGTLGKLSEKYFGQDVSK
- a CDS encoding ABC transporter ATP-binding protein gives rise to the protein MSMEGAAWSSLWSTMRSDKGDGGISKDTLRRTVLFAKPYSRKLLVFVLLSVVSAALAVATPVLAGQVVDAIVAKTAVKTVVNLALLIALVAVLDAGLSLVIRWISANLGEGVILDLRTAVFDHVQRMPIAFFTRTRTGALVSRLNNDVIGAQQAFSGTLSGIVSNSVQLVLTLIVMLNTSWLVTVLALVLLPIFLMPARRFGRRLAGLRREAADLNADMSTQMTERFSAPGATLVKLFGRPAEESREFAARANRVRDIGVRTAIMQFVFFTALMLVSSLALALVYGLGGTLAIGGSLNAGDVVVLALLLTRLYAPLTALANARVDIMSALVSFDRVFEILDLKPLITEKPSTVALPPGRLSVEFSDVRFAYPSADKVSLASLEDVAVLDTRGGEDVLHGISFKAEPGQTIALVGSSGAGKSTIAQLLSRLYDVDSGSVRIGGVDVRDLSFDGLRAGVGMVTQDGHLFHESIRSNLRLAKPTATDEEIWDVLRRARLEAFALALPDGLDTVVGERGYRLSGGERQRLTIARLLLVQPAVVILDEATAALDSTNEAAVQAALGEALEGRTALVVAHRLSTIRSADVILVVEGGNIVERGTHDQLIAVAGRYAELHATQFAQAVAAVTDASAAELGDS
- a CDS encoding YnfA family protein; this encodes MTITKAVILFVLAAVAEIGGAWLVWQAVREDKAWWWAALGVVALGAYGFIAALQPDANFGRVLAAYGGVFIAGSLTWGMIFDKFSPDRWDVTGALICLLGVSVIMFAPRPA
- the rarD gene encoding EamA family transporter RarD, whose translation is MSTPNAGRGAAVSIAASALFAAIFLIAGSLPGWGSGEIFGWRVVLTLLTLALIVPFVAWGRAEVRTLLVRVRRRPALLLPGAFAAGLVGVQLWLFMWAPLNGMALSVSFGYFLLPLTMVLAGRLFFGDKLSPLRKLAVAAAGLGVLHQALSAGGLAWPTLLVCLAYPIYFVLRRKIGFDTLAAFGAELLAMLPLGIYLIVAGPHGASGGVSGGPSNGGLWAVLVIGVLGGLAMVLYLLASKWLPLSLFGLLSYVEPVLLVGVSLFLGEVLGFSALLTYGPILLALVFLGIDGRRPSRTLGE
- a CDS encoding inositol monophosphatase family protein; its protein translation is MTEQLDHRLSDVQLAAALVRNAGGLALRMRQRGLQELRDTAAQKSSVSDVVTSADLAAESYVVEQLRRCRPEDSILGEEGAGYTGTSGRIWVIDPVDGTYNFYSGSTYWCSALALTDAAGVWPAGPDSLTDAAVLLGAIYQPQEEKLWLGGTLQAATLNGKPIVVDPCQHVGQLSAGTYIHPKWLGDPQAGGPWQRAAQLPAALRMLGSGSCDLGRVAQGELGMWFQHSAPSWDWLPGKGIVHAAGGDTAVVRVNGLDWFVAGPAVAVAELKAALAAGAL